From a region of the Zingiber officinale cultivar Zhangliang chromosome 4B, Zo_v1.1, whole genome shotgun sequence genome:
- the LOC121975607 gene encoding uncharacterized protein LOC121975607 → MLLDRNSIDLLLVPAGLAVMFGYHLFLLYRIIRLPDTTVIGLENHNKRAWVERLMQRSPEETGVALQVISSSITASSNLASLSIALSSLIGTWIGGSSSSKALMTQVIYGDTSQTTSTVKYVSLLVCFLAAFTCFIHSAGYLVQASFMMSTLESDIPVYYVQDAVIKGGNFWSLGLRALYVSTTLLLWIFGPIPMFACSVFMAVMLHFLDTNSKPLHPFGHYERINATGYKGKGLVEMKTMRRMIGAFKDDNSVPVLTQLS, encoded by the exons ATGCTGCTGGATAGAAACAGCATAGATTTGTTGTTAGTCCCGGCTGGTTTGGCCGTAATGTTCGGCTACCATCTCTTCCTTCTCTACAGAATCATCAGACTACCAGATACCACTGTTATTGGATTGGAGAACCACAACAAGCGTGCGTGGGTCGAAAGATTGATGCAG AGGAGTCCGGAGGAAACAGGGGTAGCTCTGCAGGTGATATCGAGCAGCATTACGGCGTCCAGCAACCTAGCGTCCCTCTCCATCGCCCTCAGCTCCCTCATCGGCACATGGATCGGCGGCAGCAGCAGCTCCAAGGCGCTGATGACCCAAGTGATCTACGGCGACACCAGCCAAACGACGTCCACCGTCAAGTACGTCTCCCTGCTCGTCTGCTTTCTGGCGGCCTTCACCTGCTTCATCCACTCGGCGGGGTACTTGGTGCAGGCCAGCTTCATGATGAGCACGCTGGAGTCGGACATCCCGGTGTACTACGTGCAGGACGCGGTGATAAAGGGCGGCAACTTCTGGTCGCTCGGGCTGCGGGCGCTGTACGTCTCCACCACGCTGTTGCTGTGGATCTTTGGGCCGATTCCCATGTTTGCGTGCTCGGTCTTCATGGCGGTGATGCTGCACTTTCTGGATACGAATTCCAAGCCGCTGCATCCGTTCGGGCACTACGAGAGGATTAACGCAACAGGATACAAAGGGAAAGGGCTGGTGGAGATGAAGACGATGAGGCGTATGATTGGAGCTTTCAAGGATGATAACTCTGTTCCCGTCTTAACGCAACTAAGTTGA